The Carassius auratus strain Wakin unplaced genomic scaffold, ASM336829v1 scaf_tig00015445, whole genome shotgun sequence genome window below encodes:
- the LOC113074846 gene encoding GTPase IMAP family member 4-like codes for MGIGEAQHLSDLRIVLMGYRAAGKSSTGNSILGREEFDLKRSAQCVRRHGGVADRHITVIEAPGWWRNYTVEDSPELLKQEIVLSVSLCPPGPHAVLLIIRVDTSFKEINQKSVQGHLDLLGERVWSHTIVLFTCGDSLLDTSIEQHTESEGQDLQSLLDKCGNRYHVLNNQNRSGHTQINELLDKIEETVAQNNGSHFEINRKFLKEIKERRRAEEERAEERMKRIKKRKDKHQITDE; via the coding sequence GTGAAGCCCAACATCTCTCAGACTTGAGGATTGTGTTAATGGGCTATAGAGCTGCTGGTAAGAGTTCAACAGGAAACAGCATCCTGGGCAGAGAGGAGTTTGACTTGAAGAGATCTGCTCAGTGTGTGAGAAGACATGGAGGAGTAGCAGACAGACACATCACTGTCATTGAAGCTCCAGGATGGTGGAGGAATTACACTGTAGAGGACAGTCCTGAGTTACTGAAACAGGAGATTGTgctcagtgtgtctctgtgtcctcCAGGACCACACGCAGTACTACTGATCATACGTGTGGACACTAGTTTTAAAGAGATTAACCAAAAATCAGTGCAAGGACATCTGGATCTTCTGGGTGAGAGAGTCTGGAGTCACACTATAGTGCTGTTCACCTGTGGAGACTCTCTGTTAGACACATCTATAGAGCAGCACACTGAGAGTGAAGGACAGGATCTCCAGTCTCTGCTGGACAAATGTGGGAACAGATATCATGTTCTCAACAATCAGAACAGGAGTGGCCACACTCAGATCAATGAGCTGCTGGACAAGATTGAGGAGACAGTGGCACAAAACAACGGCTCccattttgaaataaacagaaagttcTTAAAGGAGATtaaagagagaagaagagcagaggaagagagagcagAAGAACGGATGAAGAGAATAAAAAAACGAAAAGACAAACATCAGATCACAGATGAGTAA